In one Arachis duranensis cultivar V14167 chromosome 9, aradu.V14167.gnm2.J7QH, whole genome shotgun sequence genomic region, the following are encoded:
- the LOC127739712 gene encoding probable glutathione S-transferase, translated as MEDLKLHGFWYSPFTMRVVWTLKLKGLAYENIEEDRYNKSPQLLEYNPVHKKTPVLVHSGKPICESMIIVQYIDELWPQNPLVPHDPYDRAQARFWVAYSEQLVPALPALIRSTTPEEKEKAVEMIWGNFKVLEDHCLADKRKFFGGDKINMVDLAIGSLLTVFVTAEDIKQVKILVAEKFPLIHLWFDNFKNAPVIKENFPDREKMVATLKPIMERMLASS; from the exons ATGGAAGATTTGAAATTGCATGGATTTTGGTATAGCCCCTTTACGATGAGGGTGGTATGGACCCTGAAGTTGAAGGGTCTAGCATATGAGAACATTGAAGAAGATCGCTATAATAAGAGTCCTCAACTTCTAGAATACAACCCTGTGCATAAGAAGACTCCAGTGCTTGTTCATAGTGGAAAACCCATTTGTGAGTCCATGATCATTGTTCAATACATTGATGAGTTATGGCCACAGAATCCATTGGTCCCTCATGATCCCTATGACAGAGCTCAAGCAAGGTTTTGGGTTGCATATTCTGAACAACTG GTTCCTGCACTGCCAGCACTCATCCGAAGCACTACGCctgaggagaaagagaaggctgTAGAAATGATCTGGGGAAATTTCAAAGTCCTTGAAGATCATTGCTTAGCGGATAAGAGGAAATTCTTTGGTGGGGACAAAATTAACATGGTGGACTTAGCTATTGGATCACTCTTAACAGTTTTTGTGACTGCAGAAGATATTAAACAAGTGAAGATCCTAGTAGCTGAAAAGTTCCCTCTCATACATTTATGGTTCGATAATTTCAAGAATGCCCCCGTCATCAAAGAAAACTTCCCTGATAGGGAGAAAATGGTGGCTACTCTAAAGCCTATCATGGAGAGGATGTTGGCATCTTCCTAA